The Sphingobacterium bambusae genome includes a window with the following:
- a CDS encoding glycoside hydrolase family 95-like protein, which produces MSSIQELCLQYWNGTVRVFPAIPEGWQDVSFEHFRTDGAFLISAERKAGKNVHVRIFSEQDGQIKIKPNLDGRLSWKGTKKGIKLLENQNGIYLFEIPKGATLLLQGN; this is translated from the coding sequence ATGTCTAGTATACAAGAACTATGTTTGCAATATTGGAATGGCACTGTTCGCGTTTTTCCGGCTATCCCGGAGGGCTGGCAGGATGTATCTTTTGAGCATTTTAGAACGGATGGCGCTTTTTTGATTTCTGCAGAAAGAAAAGCCGGCAAGAATGTACATGTTAGGATTTTTAGTGAGCAAGATGGACAAATCAAGATCAAACCCAATCTCGATGGACGGCTAAGCTGGAAAGGAACAAAAAAAGGTATCAAGCTATTGGAAAACCAAAACGGCATTTACCTATTTGAAATTCCCAAGGGCGCTACGCTGCTGTTGCAGGGGAATTGA
- a CDS encoding 2-oxo acid dehydrogenase subunit E2, producing the protein MAEVVKMPKMSDTMTEGVIAKWHKKVGDKVSSGDLIAEVETDKATMDFESYQEGTLLYIGPKEGEAVAIDAVIAVLGEEGEDYQALLDGGDAPAKEEKKEEEAAPAEEEEEASADSDVSADDLGCTVITMPLLSDTMTEGVIAQWNFKVGDAIKSDDAIADVETDKATMEVTAYAEGTLLHIGVEAGQAAKVNDIIAIVGPAGTDVAPLLKQKSSGAAPKAKAEKSEEKEVSAKEETTSAETKADDDSRVKASPLARKIAKDKGINLNDVKGSADGGRIVKKDVEGFVPAKAEAPKAAAAAASAAPETKSITLPQFIGEEKYTEQGISQMRKTIARRLGESLFTAPHFYLTISIDMDNAIAARGQINTVAPVKVSFNDIVIKAVAVALKQHPAVNSSWRGDKIRFNEHVNVGVAMAVEDGLLVPVVRFADGKSLSHISAEVKEYGQKAKAKKLQPADWEGSTFTVSNLGMFGIDEFTSIINSPDGAILSVGAIQQVPVVKEGAIVPGNIMKLTLGCDHRVVDGATGAAFLQTLKGLLEAPIRLLA; encoded by the coding sequence ATGGCTGAAGTAGTAAAAATGCCTAAAATGAGCGACACCATGACCGAAGGTGTGATCGCTAAGTGGCACAAAAAAGTCGGTGACAAAGTAAGCTCAGGCGACTTGATCGCTGAAGTGGAAACAGATAAAGCAACGATGGACTTTGAGTCGTACCAAGAAGGTACGCTATTGTACATCGGCCCAAAAGAAGGCGAAGCGGTTGCTATTGATGCCGTGATTGCTGTTTTGGGCGAAGAGGGTGAGGATTACCAAGCGTTGTTGGACGGTGGTGATGCCCCTGCGAAAGAAGAGAAAAAAGAAGAAGAAGCTGCTCCTGCCGAAGAAGAGGAAGAAGCGTCTGCGGATAGCGACGTGTCTGCCGATGACCTAGGCTGTACGGTAATCACGATGCCGTTATTGAGTGATACGATGACTGAAGGCGTAATCGCGCAGTGGAACTTCAAAGTTGGTGATGCGATCAAATCTGATGATGCCATCGCTGACGTAGAAACCGATAAAGCGACTATGGAAGTAACGGCTTATGCTGAAGGCACCTTGTTGCATATCGGCGTTGAAGCTGGCCAAGCGGCGAAGGTAAATGATATCATCGCTATTGTAGGCCCTGCCGGAACAGATGTTGCTCCGTTATTGAAGCAGAAGTCGTCGGGCGCAGCACCGAAGGCGAAAGCAGAAAAATCGGAAGAGAAAGAAGTTTCGGCTAAAGAAGAAACTACAAGTGCGGAAACGAAAGCTGATGATGACAGCCGTGTGAAAGCGTCTCCTTTGGCACGTAAAATCGCCAAAGATAAAGGCATCAACCTAAACGACGTTAAAGGTTCTGCTGATGGCGGTCGTATTGTGAAGAAAGATGTGGAAGGATTTGTTCCTGCAAAAGCGGAAGCGCCTAAAGCGGCGGCTGCAGCGGCAAGTGCTGCTCCTGAAACAAAGTCTATTACATTGCCACAGTTTATCGGCGAAGAGAAATATACCGAGCAAGGTATTTCGCAAATGCGTAAAACCATTGCACGCCGTTTGGGCGAATCCTTGTTCACTGCTCCTCACTTCTATTTGACGATTTCTATCGATATGGACAATGCTATCGCAGCACGTGGCCAAATCAATACGGTAGCACCGGTTAAGGTGTCTTTCAACGATATCGTGATCAAAGCAGTTGCTGTTGCCTTGAAGCAACATCCTGCTGTCAACTCTTCTTGGAGAGGTGATAAGATCCGTTTCAACGAGCATGTAAATGTAGGTGTTGCTATGGCGGTAGAAGATGGTTTATTGGTACCTGTAGTACGTTTTGCAGATGGTAAGTCACTTTCTCATATCTCTGCTGAAGTGAAAGAATACGGACAAAAAGCAAAAGCAAAGAAATTGCAACCTGCTGATTGGGAAGGTTCTACCTTCACGGTTTCCAACCTAGGGATGTTCGGTATTGATGAGTTTACCTCGATTATCAATTCTCCGGATGGAGCGATCCTTTCTGTAGGTGCTATTCAACAAGTACCTGTTGTTAAAGAAGGAGCTATTGTACCGGGTAATATCATGAAATTAACGTTAGGCTGTGACCACCGCGTAGTGGATGGTGCAACAGGAGCTGCATTCCTTCAAACATTGAAAGGTTTGTTGGAAGCGCCAATCCGTTTGTTAGCATAA
- a CDS encoding glycoside hydrolase family 88 protein: MRILYYIFILFITAFHVGYAQQKAMLHLTSDFIDTQLLAASQQIMLLAEHTPADKFPRTFENGAYKFSSSSWWCSGFYPGTLLYLYEGTGEKKLLRLGLNKLVPLNKEQHNRGTHDLGFMLFCSFGNAWRLSKDSIQYRDVLLTGAESLATRFNPTTKTIRSWDHQPWQYPVIIDNMMNLEFLMELSKISGDNRFRDIAIAHANTTLKNHFRKDFSSYHVLDYDARTGDVIAKKTHQGAFDESAWARGQAWALYGYTMMFRETADQQYLVQANHIAKFILTHPALPSDLIPYWDFDKDKIPSDAKTYANRNLRDVSAAALNASALLELSQYVDANTAESYLQSAETILRNLSAAPYLAPQGSNGGFILKHSVGSIPGNSEVDVPLTYADYYYVEALIRYQRLLQGKPIIASIN, from the coding sequence ATGCGAATTCTATATTATATTTTTATTCTTTTTATTACGGCGTTCCATGTCGGCTATGCGCAACAAAAAGCTATGCTGCATTTGACCTCAGATTTTATCGATACGCAGCTGCTTGCGGCCTCCCAACAGATTATGCTGTTGGCCGAGCATACGCCGGCAGATAAATTTCCGCGTACCTTCGAAAATGGGGCATACAAATTTTCCAGTTCCTCGTGGTGGTGTTCGGGATTCTATCCAGGAACGTTGCTCTATCTTTACGAAGGAACGGGAGAGAAAAAGTTGCTGCGATTAGGACTTAACAAGTTGGTGCCGCTAAATAAGGAACAGCACAATAGGGGTACGCACGATCTCGGCTTTATGCTGTTTTGCAGCTTTGGCAACGCCTGGCGTTTGTCAAAGGATTCTATCCAATATCGAGATGTTTTGCTGACTGGTGCAGAGTCTTTGGCAACGCGTTTCAATCCTACGACCAAGACTATTCGATCTTGGGACCATCAACCTTGGCAGTATCCGGTCATCATCGATAATATGATGAACTTGGAGTTTTTGATGGAGTTGTCGAAGATCAGCGGTGACAATCGATTTCGTGATATCGCGATCGCACATGCAAATACGACCCTAAAGAATCATTTTCGCAAAGACTTTAGTTCGTATCATGTGCTAGATTACGATGCGCGTACCGGCGATGTAATAGCGAAGAAAACACATCAAGGGGCATTTGATGAATCGGCTTGGGCAAGAGGACAGGCTTGGGCGCTGTATGGCTACACGATGATGTTTCGAGAGACTGCTGATCAACAGTACTTGGTACAAGCAAATCATATAGCAAAATTTATCTTAACGCATCCCGCGCTACCAAGCGATCTCATTCCTTATTGGGACTTTGATAAAGATAAGATTCCTTCCGACGCCAAGACCTATGCAAATAGAAATCTGCGTGATGTATCTGCTGCTGCGCTTAATGCTTCGGCCTTGCTGGAATTGTCGCAGTATGTGGATGCCAACACCGCGGAAAGCTATCTACAGTCGGCAGAGACCATTTTACGCAATCTTTCTGCAGCACCCTATCTTGCTCCGCAGGGATCGAATGGTGGATTTATCTTAAAGCATAGTGTGGGTTCCATACCCGGAAATTCCGAAGTGGACGTTCCCTTAACCTACGCTGATTATTATTATGTGGAAGCATTGATCAGATACCAGCGTCTTTTGCAAGGTAAGCCAATTATAGCAAGCATCAATTGA
- a CDS encoding CoA-binding protein, which yields MKKTLILGASTNPARYSYLVANKLARKGYPIVNVGRKVGAVAGVDIEQAGEPYSDIDTITLYVGPQNQAPYYDYILNTKPNRVIFNPGTENEELRAKLSAAGISSIEACTLVMLNTGQY from the coding sequence ATGAAGAAAACGCTTATTTTAGGGGCAAGTACCAATCCGGCGCGATATTCCTATTTAGTAGCCAATAAGTTGGCGAGAAAGGGCTATCCTATCGTTAACGTAGGACGTAAAGTAGGCGCGGTGGCGGGTGTAGATATCGAGCAAGCAGGAGAACCCTATTCCGACATTGATACCATCACCCTGTATGTGGGGCCGCAAAACCAAGCTCCCTATTACGACTATATTTTAAATACAAAACCCAATCGCGTAATCTTCAACCCGGGAACGGAAAATGAAGAGTTGCGTGCAAAGCTTAGCGCTGCCGGAATCTCAAGTATCGAAGCTTGTACGCTGGTGATGTTAAACACAGGACAATATTAG
- a CDS encoding serine hydrolase domain-containing protein — MSINFLRAVYFTAFLGLVGCSSPEAKQKEIVQKQGEKDSIALSYDPANADKDIDAFMQNLHKKSAFNGAVLVAKAGKIIYQNTFGWADYLLKDSLNIHSKFELASLSKPLTSLGTLKLVETGKLRLDQTVNDFFPDFPYPGVTIKMLLTHRSGLPNYVYFAEDVWPDKKKPMSNMDAMSLLAQHKPARYGAPDGRFLYNNSNFMVLASIIEKITGKDFGVYMKETVFDPAGMKHTAVLSKAVYEKIPTNVVGHDKVWRRSVVQNFLDGPVGDKGIYSTVQDLFLLDIALKEGRVLDKALLDSAYVPRSDAKRSLFSYGYGWRTFSPKEAQIVYHTGWWHGFRNLYVRDLTDDITIVLLSNMANGSLVKLDDLYKILKMPILRQNAYNANGDFIVN, encoded by the coding sequence GTGAGCATAAATTTTTTACGCGCAGTGTATTTTACTGCATTTTTGGGGTTGGTGGGCTGTTCCTCACCGGAAGCAAAACAGAAAGAAATTGTACAGAAGCAGGGCGAGAAGGATAGCATAGCCTTATCATACGACCCGGCAAATGCAGATAAGGACATCGACGCCTTTATGCAGAACCTACATAAGAAGTCGGCCTTTAATGGGGCGGTACTAGTGGCCAAGGCAGGCAAGATTATCTATCAGAACACGTTTGGTTGGGCTGACTATCTGCTGAAGGATAGCTTGAATATTCATTCCAAATTTGAATTGGCTTCGCTTTCGAAACCGTTGACCTCGCTGGGTACCCTAAAGCTCGTGGAAACCGGCAAACTGCGACTCGATCAAACCGTCAACGACTTCTTTCCTGACTTTCCCTATCCGGGTGTAACGATCAAGATGCTGTTGACCCACCGTAGCGGGCTTCCCAACTATGTTTACTTTGCCGAGGACGTGTGGCCCGATAAGAAAAAGCCCATGAGCAACATGGATGCCATGAGCTTACTTGCGCAGCATAAGCCGGCACGCTACGGCGCTCCCGATGGAAGGTTCCTGTATAACAATTCCAATTTTATGGTGTTGGCCTCTATTATCGAAAAGATTACAGGCAAGGATTTTGGCGTCTACATGAAGGAAACGGTGTTTGACCCGGCAGGGATGAAGCATACCGCCGTGCTCTCTAAAGCGGTTTACGAAAAAATTCCGACCAATGTCGTTGGACATGACAAGGTATGGCGCCGATCGGTGGTGCAAAACTTTCTAGATGGCCCGGTAGGCGACAAGGGAATATACAGTACGGTGCAGGATTTGTTTTTACTGGATATTGCCTTAAAAGAAGGGCGTGTTTTGGATAAGGCGTTATTGGATTCCGCTTATGTGCCGCGTAGTGATGCCAAACGAAGCCTGTTTAGCTATGGCTATGGCTGGCGTACATTTTCGCCTAAAGAAGCACAAATTGTATACCACACGGGTTGGTGGCACGGCTTCCGTAACCTCTACGTGCGCGACCTGACCGATGATATCACCATCGTGCTCCTCTCCAATATGGCCAATGGCAGTTTGGTGAAGCTGGACGACTTGTATAAGATCTTAAAAATGCCTATTTTGAGGCAAAATGCGTACAACGCAAATGGTGATTTTATCGTTAATTAA
- a CDS encoding hybrid sensor histidine kinase/response regulator transcription factor, protein MHFFLYLRIAAILYLMYALQVDAQTLRFTSLTEENVFDKQPVLSIAQDQRGQLWFAGEYGIYTYDSEHIVDAAVRDSAFQKIGYITKIKINKENHLLVATATNFRLYDLNSRKAVYDGDQPFDKKLVVLDMVLTDKHSFLCTSDGLYVLHQQAASYRLEKILDRKNLQSIVALKNDRYAVTSSNGVELLTYHKKQVKDMVNLHMPIGLERERVMTCIFSESKSLWVATKFRGLFHYDLTKGIWTNYNENNSNLLSNNVRKIIRDPEGRLLIGTLKGLSVKGHGAQFNNFKHHARWGNSLSQNSIYDLFIDNQKIVWIGTYFGGINALFPPLIKLDVYATRSPAPFQLNSDIVGSFAESADAYWIGTEEEGISEMDKDTRRIVARPQVAKSNLVKDLYVRDGKLYIAQYAGGYATLDIATRESKHYSLHEDAHHIFNNVFSIYVDAKHTIYLGTNLGTFRVEEGEKPILIPELSPFTVADMQEDKNKRAYFLLNTQLYYKDLYGKTFLRDSLNNLAIQGFCIDDNNNLWLTTAESVYKKSTNGELIQVARFRENMLGSPIYYDNKLWITSKNGLVYYDVKTKYSTILNQHDGLPVKNLQSARGFLTKDGRIFITTLNGLVSFMPKDIRFNNTIPHVILRNISVNESVLPVDRIVEDKENTMYEIVLAHDENIIAIDFSSSNFIKPLKNRFRYKLEGFDKDWIETNSGKIRYTNIPEGKHSLLIYASNNDMRWSKSPLKIMLVIRPPLWKTWWAYLVYAVFAAAAVHFLIKFIVEREVLINSEKEYEKKIKFFTQVSHEIRTPLTLITAPLDEIINETAQQSETQQKVRRVKKNADKLLLIINELLDFKRFDDLKQQLRKTEVPLKAYIEDNFYLLHDLAQSKNIRYYIRRIDTVGTFWLDVQQFDKVLLNLLSNALKYTPTGGTVYLELIDANDSIEIHVVDNGIGVLEENQFKIFEEYYRESHTEDVIGTGIGLALSKEIVHRHNGEIFCSSLQRKNERWTIFTVTLRKEYQIDQPNSIDFVAPSTALLPLATYRKHDVQEIILLVEDNPEMLDLLIHLFEEHYTILTATDGVDALEKARLHLPDIILSDIMMPNMNGVELCQAVKTDIKTSHIPFVLLTAVNDSNVQLSTLTYGANLYLVKPFEKKHLFFSVYNLLQISQRNRENFRLQATVSSNESDNKFIQSLDTLIENHLLSEHFDVEFISKQMGMSPPILYRKLKAMTNLSLNNYVKTYRLTKAKELLKTNLNISEVAYAVGFSDRKYFSKEFKKQFGMTPSVYLANERQ, encoded by the coding sequence ATGCACTTTTTTCTATATCTGCGTATCGCTGCAATTCTATATCTAATGTACGCTCTACAGGTGGATGCACAGACACTTCGTTTCACGTCGCTTACCGAAGAAAATGTATTCGACAAGCAGCCGGTACTCAGCATTGCACAAGACCAACGAGGTCAGTTATGGTTTGCAGGAGAATACGGAATTTACACCTACGATTCGGAACACATTGTTGATGCAGCCGTTCGCGATAGCGCTTTTCAAAAAATAGGCTATATCACAAAAATCAAAATAAACAAAGAGAACCATCTGTTGGTTGCTACAGCCACGAATTTTCGTCTTTACGACCTGAACAGCCGAAAAGCCGTTTATGATGGCGACCAACCATTTGATAAAAAACTAGTTGTTCTTGACATGGTATTAACGGATAAACACAGTTTTCTCTGCACTTCCGACGGCCTTTATGTTCTTCATCAACAGGCAGCTTCCTATCGGCTTGAAAAGATCTTGGATCGAAAGAACCTGCAAAGCATAGTCGCCCTGAAGAACGACCGTTATGCCGTGACAAGCAGTAATGGCGTAGAACTCTTGACCTACCATAAAAAGCAAGTGAAGGATATGGTAAACCTTCATATGCCCATAGGGCTTGAAAGGGAGCGGGTTATGACCTGTATATTTTCGGAAAGCAAGAGCCTATGGGTAGCTACCAAATTTCGAGGCCTTTTTCATTACGACCTAACAAAAGGTATATGGACAAATTACAACGAGAACAACAGTAACCTGCTCAGCAATAATGTGCGAAAAATAATAAGAGATCCAGAGGGGCGGCTGCTTATTGGAACGTTAAAGGGACTCTCTGTAAAAGGCCATGGAGCTCAATTCAACAACTTCAAACATCACGCTCGATGGGGAAACTCATTAAGTCAAAATTCCATTTATGATCTTTTCATCGATAATCAAAAGATCGTGTGGATAGGTACATACTTTGGCGGCATCAATGCGCTCTTTCCACCCCTAATCAAGCTCGATGTATACGCCACACGATCGCCGGCGCCATTTCAACTCAATAGCGATATTGTGGGCAGCTTTGCCGAGTCAGCAGATGCCTATTGGATTGGCACCGAAGAAGAAGGTATCAGTGAAATGGATAAGGACACGCGTCGAATCGTAGCACGTCCACAAGTGGCAAAATCCAACCTCGTCAAAGACCTGTATGTACGCGATGGTAAACTTTACATTGCACAATATGCCGGAGGATATGCGACACTAGACATCGCGACTCGAGAAAGTAAGCATTATTCGTTGCACGAGGACGCCCATCATATCTTCAATAATGTATTTAGCATATATGTGGACGCAAAACATACCATATACCTGGGCACCAACCTCGGCACCTTCCGCGTTGAGGAAGGGGAAAAACCGATCCTTATTCCAGAACTAAGCCCATTCACGGTCGCAGATATGCAGGAAGACAAGAACAAACGCGCTTACTTCCTTTTAAATACCCAGCTATACTACAAAGATCTGTACGGAAAAACCTTCTTAAGAGACAGCCTAAACAATCTTGCTATACAAGGTTTCTGTATCGACGACAACAACAACCTTTGGTTGACGACCGCGGAATCCGTGTATAAAAAATCGACAAACGGCGAGCTTATCCAGGTAGCGCGCTTTCGCGAGAACATGCTCGGCTCGCCAATTTATTACGACAATAAACTATGGATTACCAGTAAAAATGGCCTGGTCTATTATGATGTCAAAACAAAATACAGCACCATCTTGAACCAACATGATGGCCTTCCTGTAAAAAACCTACAAAGTGCACGAGGCTTTTTGACAAAAGACGGCCGTATTTTTATCACGACGCTGAACGGCCTAGTATCGTTTATGCCCAAAGACATTCGTTTCAATAACACTATCCCGCATGTTATTCTCCGAAATATCTCGGTAAATGAATCTGTACTTCCTGTAGATCGCATAGTCGAAGACAAAGAAAACACAATGTATGAGATCGTGCTTGCCCACGATGAAAACATCATTGCCATTGACTTTTCCAGCTCCAATTTCATCAAGCCGCTAAAGAATAGATTTCGTTACAAATTAGAGGGATTTGACAAAGATTGGATAGAAACCAATTCTGGAAAGATACGCTACACCAATATTCCGGAGGGGAAACACAGCTTATTGATTTATGCCAGCAACAACGACATGCGGTGGAGCAAGAGCCCGCTTAAAATTATGTTGGTTATCCGTCCACCACTTTGGAAAACCTGGTGGGCTTATCTTGTATATGCAGTCTTTGCAGCAGCTGCAGTACATTTTCTGATTAAATTTATTGTGGAGCGTGAGGTACTTATCAATTCCGAAAAAGAATACGAGAAAAAAATCAAGTTCTTCACGCAGGTGTCTCACGAAATCCGCACACCGCTAACCCTGATCACCGCTCCGCTGGATGAAATTATTAACGAAACCGCCCAGCAGTCGGAGACGCAGCAAAAAGTGCGTCGCGTGAAGAAAAATGCGGATAAATTATTGCTGATCATCAATGAGCTATTAGACTTCAAAAGGTTTGATGATCTGAAACAACAGCTCCGGAAAACAGAGGTGCCGCTAAAGGCGTACATCGAAGATAATTTCTATCTATTGCACGATCTTGCGCAAAGCAAGAACATTCGCTATTACATTCGAAGAATTGACACCGTGGGTACATTTTGGCTGGATGTACAGCAATTTGATAAGGTTTTGCTGAATCTACTATCCAATGCGCTGAAATACACACCTACCGGTGGAACGGTCTATTTGGAACTCATAGACGCGAACGATAGCATAGAAATCCATGTTGTCGACAACGGAATAGGTGTATTGGAAGAAAACCAGTTTAAAATCTTTGAAGAATACTATCGAGAGTCTCATACGGAAGACGTCATAGGCACTGGTATAGGGCTAGCACTCAGCAAAGAGATTGTGCACAGACATAACGGAGAAATATTTTGTTCATCGCTGCAGAGAAAGAACGAACGTTGGACTATATTTACGGTTACGCTTCGAAAAGAGTATCAAATCGATCAGCCCAATTCTATTGATTTCGTTGCGCCCAGCACAGCGCTTCTGCCCTTGGCAACGTACCGCAAGCATGATGTGCAGGAAATCATCCTTTTAGTAGAGGACAACCCAGAAATGCTTGACCTGTTAATTCATCTTTTTGAAGAGCATTACACCATTCTTACCGCTACCGACGGCGTGGACGCACTTGAAAAAGCACGCTTGCATCTGCCAGACATCATCTTGTCGGATATTATGATGCCCAATATGAATGGTGTAGAGCTTTGTCAGGCCGTGAAAACCGATATCAAAACGAGTCACATCCCTTTTGTACTCCTGACAGCTGTTAACGATTCCAATGTACAACTGAGCACCTTAACATATGGCGCAAACCTATACCTCGTTAAGCCTTTTGAAAAAAAGCATCTTTTCTTTTCCGTGTACAACCTTCTACAGATCAGCCAGAGAAATAGGGAGAATTTTAGACTGCAGGCCACGGTCAGCAGCAACGAGAGCGACAATAAGTTTATCCAGTCCTTAGATACACTTATCGAAAATCACCTGCTCAGCGAGCATTTCGACGTAGAATTCATCTCCAAACAAATGGGTATGAGCCCGCCTATCCTTTACCGTAAATTAAAGGCAATGACCAACTTATCGCTAAACAACTATGTAAAGACCTACCGTTTAACAAAGGCCAAGGAGCTACTCAAAACAAACCTCAACATCAGTGAGGTGGCTTATGCCGTTGGTTTCTCCGATCGGAAATATTTTAGTAAAGAATTTAAAAAGCAGTTCGGCATGACGCCGTCCGTCTATCTAGCCAACGAACGGCAATAG